A stretch of the Papaver somniferum cultivar HN1 chromosome 6, ASM357369v1, whole genome shotgun sequence genome encodes the following:
- the LOC113286453 gene encoding kxDL motif-containing protein 1-like, with amino-acid sequence MEEITEKEPIRVASDEVSTQFKTLINNDDIDSLKQSQNLILGRLQDSNAILSHFNDYSERCFAQIAPDFNRNTRLLSSMKNDLDYIFLKLRSMKGKIVATYPDAFPDGSATKIIDERPDLERPQ; translated from the exons ATGGAGGAAATTACCGAGAAGGAACCTATACGTGTGGCATCTGATGAAGTATCaacccaattcaaaaccctaatcaacAATGACGATATTGATTCTCTGAAACAATCACAAAATCTCAT ATTGGGAAGGTTACAGGACAGTAATGCGATACTATcacattttaatgattattcagaGCGTTGCTTTGCTCAGATTGCTCCTGATTTTAATAGGAATACACGGCTCTTAAGCTCTATGAAGAATGATCTTGATTACATATTTCTTAAGCTAAG AAGCATGAAGGGGAAAATTGTAGCTACCTATCCTGATGCGTTTCCGGATGGTTCAGCAACTAAAATCATAGATGAAAGACCAGATTTAGAAAGACCTCAGTGA
- the LOC113290172 gene encoding photosystem II 10 kDa polypeptide, chloroplastic-like, whose product MAGSVVMSSLSLKPTTPFQEKVASSIQGLPSLARSSTSLRISANQVKKIKTDTPYGTGGGMNLRGGVDASGRKPKGKGVYQYTDKYGANVDGYSPIYTPEEWSESGDRYAGGVTGLAIWAVTLGAILLGGALLVYNTSALSS is encoded by the exons ATGGCAGGATCAGTAGTGATGTCTTCTTTGAGTTTGAAACCAACAACTCCATTCCAAGAGAAAGTTGCAAGCAGTATTCAAGGCCTTCCATCCCTAGCAAGGTCTTCCACTTCACTCAGAATTTCTGCCAATCAAGTTAAGAAGATCAAGACTGACACACCATATG GAACTGGCGGTGGCATGAACTTGAGGGGTGGTGTTGATGCATCCGGAAGAAAGCCCAAG GGAAAGGGTGTCTACCAATACACCGACAAATATGGTGCTAACGTCGATGGATACAG TCCAATCTACACCCCAGAGGAATGGTCCGAAAGTGGTGATAGGTACGCTGGAG GTGTAACTGGTCTAGCAATCTGGGCAGTAACTCTAGGTGCTATTCTACTTGGAGGAGCTCTCCTTGTTTACAACACCAGTGCTCTATCTTCTTAG
- the LOC113290171 gene encoding obg-like ATPase 1 encodes MPPKASKSKDVPTERPIMGRFSSHLKIGIVGLPNVGKSTLFNTLTKLAIPAENFPFCTIEPNEARVNIPDERFEWLCQTFKPKSEVSAFLEIHDIAGLVRGAHEGEGLGNNFLSHIRAVDGIFHVLRAFEDSDIIHVDDIVDPVRDLETISAELRLKDIEFMSRKLEDLDKSMKRSNDKQLKVEHECCEKVKAWLQEGKDVRLGDWKAAEIEILNPLQLLTAKPVVYLVNMNERDYQRKKNKFLPKIHAWVQEHGAEPILPFSCVLEKNLADMPEDEAAKYCEENKLVSALPKIIKTGFSAINLIYFFTAGPDEVKCWQIRRQSKAPQAAGAIHTDFERGFICAEVMKFEDLKEHGSESAVKAAGKYRQEGKTYVVQDGDVIFFKFNVSGGGKK; translated from the exons ATGCCTCCAAAGGCCTCTAAATCAAAGGATGTACCCACTGAGAGACCCATTATGGGTCGATTCTCATCTCATCTCAAAATTGGAATC GTTGGGTTACCGAATGTTGGGAAGTCAACCCTTTTCAACACCCTTACAAAGTTAGCTATACCAGCAGAGAACTTTCCTTTCTGTACCATAGAACCAAATGAGGCCAGGGTCAACATCCCTGATGAGCGTTTTGAATGGCTTTGTCAAACATTCAAGCCAAAGAGTGAG GTGTCAGCTTTCTTGGAAATCCATGATATAGCTGGACTTGTTCGCGGAGCTCATGAAGGAGAGGGATTAGGGAACAATTTTTTGTCTCACATTCGTGCTGTTGATGGAATTTTCCACGTGTTAA GAGCATTTGAAGATTCGGATATCATTCACGTCGATGATATTGTTGATCCAGTACGAGATTTGGAGACTATATCTGCGGAATTGCGTCTGAAG GATATTGAATTCATGTCGAGGAAACTTGAAGATCTTGATAAGAGCATGAAAAGGAGCAATGACAAACAGTTGAAAGTAGAACATGAATGCTGTGAGAAG GTCAAAGCATGGCTTCAGGAGGGAAAAGACGTCCGTCTTGGAGATTGGAAAGCTGCAGAAATTGAAATTCTGAATCCATTACAATTACTTACTGCTAAACCTGTTGTCTACTTG GTCAACATGAATGAGAGAGACTATCAAAGGAAGAAGAACAAATTTCTTCCCAAGATACATGCTTG GGTGCAAGAGCATGGGGCTGAGCCAATACTTCCATTCAGCTGTGTTTTAGAGAAGAATCTTGCTGACATGCCAGAGGATGAAGCTGCAAAATATTGTGAGGAGAACAAGCTTGTGAG TGCACTTCCAAAGATTATAAAGACCGGATTTTCTGCAATTAATCTCATCTATTTCTTCACAGCCGGCCCTGATGAG GTCAAGTGTTGGCAGATTAGACGACAATCAAAGGCTCCTCAAGCAGCAGGTGCCATCCATACAGATTTTGAGAGAGGTTTTATATGTGCTGAG GTCATGAAATTTGAGGATCTTAAGGAGCATGGTTCCGAGTCAGCTGTTAAG GCTGCTGGGAAGTATCGGCAAGAAGGAAAAACTTATGTTGTCCAGGATGGAGACGTTATATTCTTCAAGTTCAACGTCTCTGGGGGCGGTAAGAAATGA